The following proteins are co-located in the Camelina sativa cultivar DH55 unplaced genomic scaffold, Cs unpScaffold00704, whole genome shotgun sequence genome:
- the LOC104773877 gene encoding probable xyloglucan endotransglucosylase/hydrolase protein 27 has protein sequence METLSRFLVFMSLFSGLVSGFAIQNLPITSFEEGYTQLFGDKNLFVHKDGKSVRLTLDERSGSGFASNDLYLHGFFSASIKLPSDYSAGVVVAFYMSNGDMYEKNHDEIDFEFLGNIRGKEWRIQTNIYGNGSTHLGREERYNLWFDPTEDFHQYSILWSDSHIIFFVDNVPIREVKRTASMGGDFPSKPMSLYTTIWDGSKWATNGGKYGVNYKYAPYIARFSDLVLHGCPVDPIEQFPRCDEGAAEDIRAAQEITPSQRSKMDIFRRKHMTYSYCYDRTRYKVALSECVVNPAEAQRLRVYDPVTFGGIPRRHRYGKHRSKRSRVDGTESI, from the exons ATGGAAACTTTGAGTCGTTTCTTGGTTTTCATGTCTCTGTTTTCCGGTTTAGTTTCTGGGTTCGCTATTCAAAACCTTCCAATCACATCTTTTGAAGAAGGTTACACTCAGCTTTTCGGTGACAAGAACTTGTTTGTTCATAAAGATGGCAAATCTGTCCGGTTAACGCTCGATGAAAGAAGCG gtTCTGGGTTTGCTTCAAATGATCTTTACTTGCATGGGTTCTTCAGTGCTTCTATCAAATTACCTTCTGATTATTCAGCTGGTGTTGTTGTTGCCTTTTAT ATGTCCAATGGAGATATGTATGAGAAGAACCATGATGAgattgattttgagtttcttgGTAACATTAGAGGAAAAGAATGGAGGATTCAGACAAACATTTACGGTAATGGAAGCACTCAtttaggaagagaagagagatataaTCTCTGGTTTGATCCAACTGAAGATTTTCATCAATACAGTATCCTCTGGTCTGATTCTCACATCAT ATTCTTTGTAGACAATGTTCCGATCAGAGAGGTCAAACGTACAGCTTCAATGGGCGGTGACTTCCCATCAAAGCCGATGTCTCTATACACAACAATATGGGACGGTTCTAAATGGGCGACTAATGGTGGCAAGTACGGTGTAAACTACAAATATGCGCCTTACATTGCACGGTTCTCTGATCTAGTCCTTCACGGCTGCCCTGTGGACCCAATCGAGCAGTTTCCGAGGTGTGATGAAGGAGCGGCCGAGGATATCCGTGCGGCACAGGAGATCACCCCATCACAGAGGAGTAAAATGGATATTTTCAGAAGGAAACACATGACTTACTCGTATTGCTACGATCGGACAAGGTACAAGGTTGCTTTATCAGAGTGTGTGGTAAATCCCGCTGAGGCTCAAAGGCTTAGGGTTTATGATCCAGTCACGTTTGGTGGAATCCCTAGGCGCCACCGATATGGAAAGCACCGGAGCAAGAGAAGCAGAGTCGATGGAACAGAGTCGATATGA